A stretch of Endozoicomonas sp. SCSIO W0465 DNA encodes these proteins:
- a CDS encoding TetR/AcrR family transcriptional regulator — MTVQTMGRRERKKQAVRDKISEETIALIRRQGVDGATVEAICERADIAKKTFYNYYSSRHELMIEICDAKILVLNQELVEAALGSGKPLEAQLTFLFDQLKTNYTHADHFEKELIDYMVCNFPNHRSQGVNQLNFMNTWYTRLYEHNATRLKPSLTPDFCAEVTVAMVNGLTLNWLNDEQYDIEARLDKLRCYLIDSFLGG, encoded by the coding sequence TTGACTGTCCAGACCATGGGGCGCCGGGAACGTAAGAAACAGGCGGTAAGGGATAAAATCAGTGAAGAAACCATTGCTCTGATCAGACGACAGGGGGTTGACGGTGCCACGGTTGAAGCCATTTGTGAAAGGGCAGATATAGCCAAGAAGACTTTCTACAACTACTACAGCTCAAGGCATGAGCTGATGATTGAAATCTGTGATGCAAAAATCCTGGTTCTGAATCAGGAACTGGTGGAGGCAGCCCTTGGCTCGGGGAAACCACTTGAAGCGCAGCTGACTTTTCTGTTTGATCAGCTGAAAACCAATTACACCCACGCCGATCATTTTGAAAAAGAGTTGATTGATTATATGGTCTGCAACTTTCCAAACCACCGAAGTCAGGGGGTGAATCAGCTTAATTTTATGAACACATGGTACACGAGACTTTATGAGCACAACGCTACCCGGCTGAAACCGTCACTGACGCCCGATTTTTGTGCAGAAGTCACCGTCGCCATGGTCAATGGCCTGACACTGAACTGGCTGAATGATGAACAGTACGACATTGAAGCCAGGCTGGATAAGCTGAGGTGTTACCTGATCGATAGTTTTTTAGGAGGCTGA